One Pocillopora verrucosa isolate sample1 chromosome 10, ASM3666991v2, whole genome shotgun sequence genomic window carries:
- the LOC131787037 gene encoding metabotropic glutamate receptor 4 has translation MIYRTNSFRIVFILNLILCSFGCKMNLTDRAFKAGDLILGGLFPVHSYCSNGCKGQCGDLRSPDALYFAEAMMYAIDETNRNSSILQGISLGFEIFDYCSKDVIALEKASNFLPSCGKKPLSPVVGVVGPYSSSVALQVSNLLGLFKVPHVSYGATSPLLSDKSRFKYFIRTVPSDAVRAQALVDLLLKNETKYVSVLYSDDEFGREGKKRFTQAAKERGICIGITRALPQGHTVLTFDDIIMDMSQKINAQVIVLFCSKSDISLLFTSVKKFGKERFFRWLVGGDYAEMSVYLNGNEDIAKNIVLCSPRNEKSTRFMEWRNRNNVSHNPWFSEIALKYETSKYRPENEGKTISADLYIQSVINSVYAFAHALDKMCKTYCVNNSNAATCLKEKSLNQTLLLDYILNVNYTTLNGRKIKFDKNGDLSAEYDILRPKKEGSSWGVEKFGRWGPPIKGAGPVKVQLFEDALVLPRTFCSRPCDVGERKITIETCCWRCEPCKTDEITSSNQTECTPCTPDFMPDEKRVNCLPKPVINVDPSSSLLLFTLSLSATGILCTLFMLGVFVILKHHPVIKASSRGLSCILLVGIMISFAESFVDLMEPRNVSMFILSGFCFIVKSNTKFSVRVGIRVRRENL, from the exons ATGATTTACCGAACGAATTCGTTTCGAATCGTATTCATTTTGAACTTAATTTTGTGTTCGTTTGGTTGCAAAATGAACCTCACGGATAGAGCTTTCAAAGCGGGAGATCTTATTCTGGGCGGCTTGTTTCCCGTCCATTCCTATTGCTCGAATGGTTGTAAAGGTCAGTGCGGCGATCTTCGATCCCCTGACGCTCTTTATTTTGCCGAAGCCATGATGTACGCCATTgatgaaacaaacagaaattcAAGTATATTGCAAGGAATTTCTTTAGGATTTGAAATCTTCGATTATTGCTCAAAAGACGTAATAGCGTTGGAGAAAGCTTCTAATTTCCTTCCGTCGTGCGGGAAAAAGCCTTTATCACCAGTGGTTGGTGTTGTAGGACCTTATTCCAGCAGTGTCGCGCTTCAGGTATCCAATCTTCTTGGACTTTTCAAAGTGCCGCACGTGAGCTATGGCGCAACCAGTCCATTACTCAGCGACAAGAGCCGCTTCAAGTATTTTATCAGAACAGTTCCTTCTGACGCTGTGCGCGCTCAAGCGTTGGTGGATCTAttgttgaaaaatgaaacaaaatacgTGTCTGTTCTATATTCTGACGATGAGTTTGGCAGAGAGGGGAAAAAACGCTTCACGCAAGCGGCGAAAGAGCGAGGCATCTGTATTGGTATAACAAGGGCGCTACCTCAAGGTCATACAGTGTTAACATTTGATGACATAATCATGGACATGAGCCAAAAAATAAATGCCCAAGTTATTGTCCTCTTTTGTTCCAAAAGTGATATAAGTTTGCTTTTTACATCGGTTAAAAAGTTTGGAAAGGAAAGGTTTTTCAGATGGCTTGTAGGAGGTGATTACGCAGAGATGTCCGTTTACTTAAATGGAAACGAAGATATCGCTAAAAATATAGTTTTGTGTTCACCTCGTAATGAAAAGTCAACGAGATTCATGGAATGGAGAAACAGGAACAACGTTAGTCACAACCCGTGGTTCTCAGAAATAGCGCTAAAGTACGAAACCTCAAAATACCGCCctgaaaatgaaggaaaaacaatATCCGCAGATTTATACATTCAAAGCGTCATCAACTCCGTGTACGCTTTTGCTCATGCACTGGACAAAATGTGCAAAACTTATTGTGTAAATAATTCTAACGCCGCAACgtgtttgaaagaaaaatcactCAATCAAACCCTATTGCTGGATTATATTTTGAATGTAAATTATACGACGTTGAACGGACGGAAGATAAAATTCGACAAAAACGGAGATCTTTCCGCAGAATATGACATATTAAGACCTAAGAAAGAAGGGTCATCGTGGGGCGTCGAAAAGTTCGGCCGCTGGGGTCCACCGATAAAAGGGGCAGGGCCTGTTAAAGTGCAGCTATTTGAGGATGCACTTGTACTGCCCAGAACCTTTTGCAGTCGTCCATGCGAtgtgggagaaagaaaaattactatTGAGACTTGTTGTTGGAGATGCGAACCATGTAAAACCGATGAGATCACATCGAGCAATCAAACGGAATGTACACCATGCACACCAGACTTCATG CCAGATGAAAAAAGAGTAAACTGCCTACCTAAACCAGTTATCAATGTCGACCCGTCGTCATCTCTGCTTCTCTTCACCTTGTCGCTCTCAGCCACTGGAATTCTTTGTACTTTGTTCATGCTGGGTGTGTTCGTCATCCTCAAGCATCATCCAGTCATCAAAGCGTCTAGTCGCGGGCTAAGCTGTATCTTGTTGGTTGGAATCATGATATCTTTCGCTGAAAGCTTCGTAGATTTAATGGAGCCACGTAATGTATCCATGTTCATACTTTCcggtttttgtttcattgtaaAAAGCAACACCAAATTTTCCGTTCGCGTTGGAATTAGAGTACGAAGAGAAAATCTATAG